From Medicago truncatula cultivar Jemalong A17 chromosome 7, MtrunA17r5.0-ANR, whole genome shotgun sequence, a single genomic window includes:
- the LOC11433467 gene encoding lysophospholipid acyltransferase LPEAT1 isoform X1: protein MMKGLESELKDLNSKPPKPNGTTTTATVRDDRPLLKSDSLSSTTTTTAEELQDLEKKFAAYVRNDVYGTMGRGELGAKEKLFLGFALVTLLPIRVILAVTVLVVYYVVCRVCTLFKIPNREDEQEDYAHLGGWRRSVIVKCGKALSRVMLFIFGFYWIHVSSNSFNQENKPQPEETGRPGVIISNHVSYLDILYHMSSSFPSFVAKRSVAKLPLVGLISKCLGCIYVQRESKASDFKGVSAVVTERIREAHQNESAPLMMLFPEGTTTNGDFLLPFKTGGFLAKAPVLPVILKYPYQRFSPAWDSISGVRHVIFLLCQFVNYIEVIQLPIYYPSQQEMDDPKLYADNVRRLMATEGNLILSDIGLAEKRIYHAALNGNNSLPSVLRPKDD, encoded by the exons ATGATGAAGGGGTTGGAGTCAGAACTCAAAGACCTAAATTCAAAACCACCCAAACCAAACGGAACCACCACCACCGCCACCGTTCGTGACGATCGTCCTCTTCTCAAATCCGATTCCCTCTCTTCCACCACTACCACAACCGCGGAGGAGCTACAAGACCTAGAGAAGAAATTCGCCGCATATGTTCGCAACGATGTGTACGGGACGATGGGAAGAGGAGAGTTAGGAGCCAAGGAGAAGCTTTTCCTTGGTTTCGCGCTTGTGACTCTTCTTCCGATTAGAGTGATTCTTGCTGTAACGGTTTTGGTTGTTTATTATGTGGTTTGTAGGGTTTGTACACTGTTTAAAATTCCTAATCGTGAAGATGAACAAGAGGATTATGCTCATTTGGGTGGGTGGAGAAGAAGTGTTATTGTTAAGTGTGGGAAAGCTCTTTCTAGAGTTATGCTTTtcatttttggattttattggATTCATGTTTCTTCTAACTCTTTCAATCAG GAAAACAAACCTCAGCCTGAAGAGACGGGAAGACCTGGTGTAATAATATCTAATCACGTGTCATACTTGGATATTTTGTATCACATGTCTTCCTCGTTCCCAAGCTTTGTTGCTAAG AGGTCAGTGGCCAAGCTTCCTCTTGTTGGTCTCATCAG CAAGTGCCTTGGTTGCATCTATGTTCAGCGGGAATCAAAGGCATCGGATTTCAAGGGTGTTTCAG CTGTTGTCACTGAAAGAATTCGAGAAGCACACCAGAATGAATCTGCTCCATTAATGATGTTATTTCCAG AAGGTACAACCACAAATGGAGATTTCCTCCTTCCATTCAAGACTGGTGGTTTTTTGGCAAAGGCACCAGTACTTCCTGTAATTTTAAAATACCCTTACCAGAGATTTAGCCCCGCTTGGGATTCCATATCTGGG GTGCGCCATGTGATATTTCTCCTCTGTCAGTTTGTAAATTATATAGAAGTGATACAATTACCTATATACTATCCCTCGCAGCAGGAAATGGATGATCCCAAATTGTATGCCGATAATGTCAGAAGGTTGATGGCTACTGAG GGTAATTTGATACTTTCTGATATCGGGCTTGCTGAAAAACGAATCTATCATGCTGCTCTCAATGGTAATAATAGCCTGCCTAGTGTTTTGCGTCCGAAAGACGATTGA
- the LOC11433467 gene encoding lysophospholipid acyltransferase LPEAT1 isoform X2 — MMKGLESELKDLNSKPPKPNGTTTTATVRDDRPLLKSDSLSSTTTTTAEELQDLEKKFAAYVRNDVYGTMGRGELGAKEKLFLGFALVTLLPIRVILAVTVLVVYYVVCRVCTLFKIPNREDEQEDYAHLGGWRRSVIVKCGKALSRVMLFIFGFYWIHVSSNSFNQENKPQPEETGRPGVIISNHVSYLDILYHMSSSFPSFVAKRSVAKLPLVGLISKCLGCIYVQRESKASDFKGVSAVVTERIREAHQNESAPLMMLFPEGTTTNGDFLLPFKTGGFLAKAPVLPVILKYPYQRFSPAWDSISGVRHVIFLLCQFVNYIEVIQLPIYYPSQQEMDDPKLYADNVRRLMATEGNLILSDIGLAEKRIYHAALNGLFSQC; from the exons ATGATGAAGGGGTTGGAGTCAGAACTCAAAGACCTAAATTCAAAACCACCCAAACCAAACGGAACCACCACCACCGCCACCGTTCGTGACGATCGTCCTCTTCTCAAATCCGATTCCCTCTCTTCCACCACTACCACAACCGCGGAGGAGCTACAAGACCTAGAGAAGAAATTCGCCGCATATGTTCGCAACGATGTGTACGGGACGATGGGAAGAGGAGAGTTAGGAGCCAAGGAGAAGCTTTTCCTTGGTTTCGCGCTTGTGACTCTTCTTCCGATTAGAGTGATTCTTGCTGTAACGGTTTTGGTTGTTTATTATGTGGTTTGTAGGGTTTGTACACTGTTTAAAATTCCTAATCGTGAAGATGAACAAGAGGATTATGCTCATTTGGGTGGGTGGAGAAGAAGTGTTATTGTTAAGTGTGGGAAAGCTCTTTCTAGAGTTATGCTTTtcatttttggattttattggATTCATGTTTCTTCTAACTCTTTCAATCAG GAAAACAAACCTCAGCCTGAAGAGACGGGAAGACCTGGTGTAATAATATCTAATCACGTGTCATACTTGGATATTTTGTATCACATGTCTTCCTCGTTCCCAAGCTTTGTTGCTAAG AGGTCAGTGGCCAAGCTTCCTCTTGTTGGTCTCATCAG CAAGTGCCTTGGTTGCATCTATGTTCAGCGGGAATCAAAGGCATCGGATTTCAAGGGTGTTTCAG CTGTTGTCACTGAAAGAATTCGAGAAGCACACCAGAATGAATCTGCTCCATTAATGATGTTATTTCCAG AAGGTACAACCACAAATGGAGATTTCCTCCTTCCATTCAAGACTGGTGGTTTTTTGGCAAAGGCACCAGTACTTCCTGTAATTTTAAAATACCCTTACCAGAGATTTAGCCCCGCTTGGGATTCCATATCTGGG GTGCGCCATGTGATATTTCTCCTCTGTCAGTTTGTAAATTATATAGAAGTGATACAATTACCTATATACTATCCCTCGCAGCAGGAAATGGATGATCCCAAATTGTATGCCGATAATGTCAGAAGGTTGATGGCTACTGAG GGTAATTTGATACTTTCTGATATCGGGCTTGCTGAAAAACGAATCTATCATGCTGCTCTCAATG GTTTGTTTTCCCAATGCTAG
- the LOC11433466 gene encoding cytochrome b-c1 complex subunit 9, which yields MESAAKRRGGGVLEGLYKVLMRRNSVYVTFVIAGAFLGERAVDYGVHKLWEINNVGKRYEDISVLGQRPVDE from the exons atggaaTCCGCAGCTAAAAGAAGAGGAGGAGGCGTTTTGGAAGGTCTTTACAAGGTTCTTATGCGCCGCAACTCTGTCTATGTTACCTTCGTCATCGCTGGTGCTTTTCTCGGTGAACGG GCTGTGGATTACGGTGTTCACAAGCTCTGGGAAATAAATAATGTTGGG AAACGATATGAAGACATTTCTGTGCTGGGGCAAAGGCCGGTAGACGAGTAA